From the Solanum lycopersicum chromosome 10, SLM_r2.1 genome, one window contains:
- the LOC138338717 gene encoding uncharacterized protein — translation MSVTAYEARFRALSRYATQLCFSPQERIYSFVKGLRSELRISTLQVAATAKSFQEVRAGFRRLPSQAYSVFTADCSWGSTTDRGRAGHGTGRHSGGRGGRGNGGHQKGRGDGKTGAATAQHGRGNGQTSDRAHSYAFPRRTEAETSDAVITVSKDGVMVDPSKIKEVENWETPTNVIEVRSFVCLASYYRRFVKGFSSIASQLTNLTKQSVPFVWSDECQESFQKLKTLLTTAPILTLLVEGKNFIVYCDASYSSLGAMLMQEKNVIAYASWKLKVHERNYPTHDLELAAVSPMKGVMRFGKRGMLSPRYIRPFEVLKRVGEAAYELALPPGPSGVHPVFHVSMLKRYHGEGNYIFRWDSVLFDENLSYEEEPVAILDREVHKLRSGEIVSIKVQWKNRPVEESTWEKEVDMQERYPHLFTDSGRATFAHYSCLFPLRLFLPPSICVGGASSVHVSLVKRLQRKEFIELNDLVLALLNRIITISDGATAIPKQHSRWGDSGSPTEIKFDLGYKVAFVPKAFPIDKATSHLKNTTFMLTDTIK, via the exons atgtcggttactgcttatgaagCTAGGTTTCGTGCActttccagatatgccacccagctttgcttcagtccacaagagcggatttacAGTTTTGtaaaggggttgaggtcagagttgcggatttcaacCTTACaagtagcggctacagcaaaatcctttcaggaagtg agggcagggttcaggaggttacccagccaggcctattcagtcttcactgcagactgtagttgggggtccaccacaGACCG AGGTAGAGCTGGTCATGGAacaggccgtcattctggaggacgtggtggtcgaggtaatggtggtcaccaaaaaggccggggtgatgggaaaactggagccgctacagcacaacatggtaggggcaacgggcagacaagTGACAGGGCCCATTCTTACGCTTTCCCTAGGAGaactgaagcggagacatctgatgctgttatcacag tttctaaggatggagtgatggtggatccatctaagattaaAGAAGTGGAGAATTGGGAGACACCTACTAATGTTatagaggtaaggagctttgtttgtttagctagctactaccgccgatttgtcaagggattttcctctATTGCCTctcaattgacaaatttgactaagcaaagtgttccatttgtatggtcggacgagtgccaagaaagctttcagaagctcaagaccttgttgactactgcgccaattcttaccttgctagtggaaggtaagaatttcattgtctattgtgacgCATCCTATTCGAGTTTGGGTGCaatgctaatgcaagagaagaatgtgattgcttatgcttcgtggaaattaaaagtgcatgaacgtaactatccgacccatgatttggagttggctgcg gtttcacccatgaaaggagtgatgcggtttggtaagagAGGTATGCTTAGTCCTAGGTATATtcgtccatttgaagttctgaagcgcgtgggggaggcagcttatgaattagccttgcccccaggaccgtccggagtgcatccggtatttcatgtgtctatgttgaaaagataccatggggaggGAAACTACATtttccgttgggattcagttctgtttgatgagaatttgtcttatgaagaggagcctgttgctattttagatagagaagtccacAAGCTGAGGTCAGGGGAGATTGTATCCATCAaagtgcaatggaagaatcgaccggttgaagaatccacttgggagaaagaggttgatatgcaagaaagatacccacacctgtttacagattcag GTCGAGCAACATTTGCTCATTACTCTTGCTTATTTCCCTTGCGGTTATTTCTTCCACCATCTATCTGCGTTGGTGGTGCTAGCAGTGTTCATGTTTCCTTG GTTAAACGGCTTCAAAGAAAAGAATTTATTGAACTTAATGATTTGGTGCTTGCACTTCTCAATAGGATAATTACAATTTCAGACGGTGCAACAGCTATACCCAAACAACATAGTAGATGGGGAGATTCTGGTTCTCCTAcagaaattaaatttgatttaggTTATAAAGTTGCATTCGTTCCAAAGGCTTTTCCA ATCGACAAGGCAACGTCTCACCTTAAGAATACAACTTTTATGCTTACGGACACAATTAAATAG